The region ttgagttcccaagcctaaacacacttaaaaacacaaaatggcactaagGGTCGCAGCCCTACCCCACAAGCGCCAcgactagcctcgaaacagaggccaACACCTCCCTGAAACACGCACAGGCCGCAGCGCACTTGACCAAGCGTCGCGCCGCGCCTTAAGTACCATGGCCTCCCGAGGCTGCGCACGCACACGGGTCGTGGCATGCCCCTGCTAGGGTCGCGGCCTCCGCCACCAAACCCAAAAATCTCCATCCTTTCCTacattttcttcaaaccatctCATCCAAAATTAAACTAACAATTCCAGATaatcatcacaaaggttctagcctagtttcaacatcaaaacctatcaaaaactTGCTCCACAAACTCAACTAAACACCCTAGAACAGATCAAATCTGACTCACATGCATTTCCTAAGAAAATAGTAAAAATCAACCATAATTCTCAAAGTTAGAACTTACCCTTGCTGAGTTATGATTTACAGTTGATCCCCTAAATTCCGAACTTCAATTCCTCAAACTCCAATCCCTAGttttctggttagagtctcccaagCTCTGCCCCAATTCTTAGTTCTTGACTGTTTTCTTTTCCTTGCTTATTTCCTTGAATTGTCTTAGAGAGCAAAGATGAGAGAAAATAGAAACTAACTTCAGCTGAGAAGGGAAAGTGAATGTCGGTTTCTAAACACTTCCtaagctttgttttatttaacttaagctttaaggttacctcaaggctcggggtaccaaaacgtcctcgaggcaaaatggtaaatttccccaatatttcctcatagacattctaacctcaaatatatatccaaatatttatttccataacccgataaccccataatacatctaatacccaaaataccccctcGATTCGcctgagtcagattctcaaccccgttgtgactttctggctaaccgctccccaagactgtctcggatcgtgttgcacagataaatcacatacacatcgcatttatcacatttataccctcaacgggctaaaatcatagacatacccctaatatccaaacggggcccacacgcatatctaattcaactaaacatgcatctctatcatattttcacataaattcatatattaacatattaaatcatttatttccctccagacacgctaatcaatgcccctaagctttattagcaaattttgggtcgttacaaagactATAGACAACCTCAAGCAAATGAAGCGGACTAGACGAGGACAATAACATATTGATACACGAGGAGAGATCACTATGTAAAGCACAATGCAGAAGCTTACTACATGACATGATCGATTCGACCACACGAAGGATGCTCAAGAAATGGAGGCGTCACTTTTTCACATGGAATAACAGAGGCTACAAACATATGGAAGGATTGCACGAGATCATCAAGATTTCACTTCTAACAATAAAGATATTAGAAGCACATAATCAAGAGGACCAAACAAGGGCAGAGGAACATATGACTTGGATGCAGGAACAATGTACAAATAATTATAGGGAGACGAGTCATGTATTAAGAATGTAGTGATTGCAACTATTTGGAAGAATATGAGGCAATATGAATATGCTCAAACTATGATAAGGTGAAAGAAACTATGATTACAAGAATGAATAAAGGTATTAGTGAACCATGATATATGAAGGAACATATTTTAGATACAGATTATACTTGGATACTATGGACTTTTAAGACAAACTAATTGGACAAAGATGTCGGTAAATTATGGATATGATGGACGGTATTTTCAAGGCTAGACTCATCATAAAAGATTGAAATCCAGTGTGCGAAAGAAACTTATGATGAGTAACATGTAGGAATGTTACAACTCATGAAAGTATTAAAGTAAGATCAATATGGAATTTACTTTTATagtagggaatttactcatttggtaacCTGTATTTTTACAAAGTATCGTTTTGGCACCCTCTATTTTGAATGATGATCATATGGTACTTTGTAATTTAAAATCATACAAATTTGGTAACCTAAActcagatttaatagataaaattttgtcaatttgaCCAAACTGTCAccaattatatttaattaagtgataaattttaaatttagaaCAAATATAATTGAGagcaatttgattaaattggtaaaattttattaattaaatttaagtttagaatacaaaatatgtacgattttaaaatacagaataCCAAtgatgtacgattttaaaataaaagaatatcaaaatgatattttacaaaataatggTGACCACCCCTTTATTCTAGTAAATTAATAAAACCTTAGAACATGTTCTTATTGTAAACTAATGGGACATGTTCAACCAAAAAGAAACAAGTAATTGCGCATGTTTTCACTGACACTATTCCCACCAGGGCCACATGATATGACAAAATTATAATAATGATTTGGCATTAATGTGGGCCTTGATCGAAGTCAAAGgcaatttaaaagaaaaaaccaTTCAATGCTCTAAACGTAAACCCCTCCAAACAtatcttattcttcttcttttttctaacAGAGAAAGGAATTAATTAATGAGAAGCAATCCATGGCCACTTCCCATGAAAACCCATCTCcgtcatcatcttcatcatcagtTGTGGTTGTGATGGTTCCATACCTAGCTCAAAGCCACCTCAACCAGCTCCTTCAATTCGCCCATGTCGTTTCCTCATACAACATCCCAGTCCACTACGTTAGCTCAACACCCCAGATTTCACAAGTAAAATCTCGTGCCTTAAACCCCCTTCACCAATTAACCAAAATCCATTTTCATGGCTATGAAATTCCAACTTTACCATCCCTACCTCAAACCACAGATCCTTGCTCCAAAACCAATAACCCCGAAGACGAAATCCGCAGGAACAAAGCGTCCAAGCACCTCCGTGAACCGGTTACCGCTCTCCTCAGATCACTCTCACCAAACGCCAGACGACTTGTCGTTGTTTATGATGTCTTAATGAGTTGGGTAGTTCAGGATGTCGTTTCTCTGCCAAACTCAGAATGTTACTCCTTTCATTGCGTCTCTGTGTCTTTTGGCTTAGCCGCAAGTCAAAAATTCAATGTCCCAATAGGACATTTTCCCTCATTGGAGTCATGTTACCCAGCTTTCCTTCTAGATGACATAGCTTCCCAACTGAAACTTTCGACATCAGATTTTAAAGCCCAATCGGTTCACAACAGTTGCAGAGCCATTGAAGGCTCTTCAATAGAGCTTTTAGCAAACGACCAAAGCAAGTTAAACCAAAAGATATGGGCAGTTGGGCCCTTACAAACGACAACAGACTCTAAAGTGTTGAGAGACGAAGACAAGTGCTTATTGGAGTGGCTTGACGAACAAGAGGCAAAGAGTGTTTTGTATATCTCTTTTGGTACGGTGACTACTTTATCTGATGAGCAGATTAAAGAGATTGCTCTTGGTTTGGAGCAAAGTGGGGTGAAGTTCATCTGGGCATTGAGAGATGGAGATGAACTAGATGATTTGAGAAATGAAAAAGAAGGCAGGAGATCCAGTCAAGTTCCAGATGGGTTTGAGGAAAGAATGAGGGGAATGGGAATGGGAATGGTGGTGAGGACATGGGTACCACAAGTAAAGATTTTGGAGCACCCATCTACAGGTGGGTTTATGAGTCACTGTGGATGGAACTCTTGTATGGAGAGCATTGCAATGGGAGTGCCCATAGCGACTTGGCCAATGCAGTCGGACCAACCATTCAATGCTTTGCTCATTACAAGGGTTCTCAAAGTGGGTGTGGCTGTAATGGAATGGGAGCAAAGAGATGAGTTAGTGACCTCTTCGATGATCAGTGGTGCTGTGAGGAAAATAATGGCTTCAGAAGAAGGAGATGAGATAAGGAAGAGGGCCGTGGAAATGGCTGAAGCAGTAAAACGATCTGTCGAGGATGGAGGAGATTGTCGTTTGGAGTGGGACTCTTTCATTGCTCATATTACCAGATGATCTTTCTTTTGTCGTTTATATTTTATCAAATTGTATTGtcgcttattattattatttttctgtaATGTTCGTTTCACTTGTGATTGTTTATCTTATTTCAAGGCATTGATTCAAAGTGATTCATCTCTAGATATTTAATCTTGAGATTATTAGATTGCTTCATCACCAGATAATACAAGAACTCGTGGCAGAGATGATATAGATATATATGTTATTGAAGATGGATTTGCTACTCTAATGATAAATTCATAGGGAAATTTTACCCTTTATGCAtcataatatatttaaatttttttaaatgacaacaTAAAAATTCTCCTTATATTATGCCCCCTCTTATATTTTGGACACAAATACCCTCCTCCCCTCCTCACTCAAATTTAACATTTCAGtctctctatctctttctcttatCCCTCATTTACAGCCATTTTTTCACAACTCGGAGGTGGAACGGATTGGAAGTTTCTTGGcgtttttaagagaaaaaatcatgggtaagtATTATTTCATTAATTTACTTATGAATATAAAATGTCATAGTTAGATATTAGATTCGAACTGTTCCGCAGTTGAGTTTGTatttttttctgcaacttttgAACTGTTCTTCGGATCTGAGATTTCCAAAATCGATAGTacatcgatgctccatcgattcCCCATCGATTCCATGTCGATGCTAATGCGAACATCTAAATTAGATGATACtttcgatgtaatatcgatggtgtatcgatgttgaatcgatgtcatatatgttgatttggttcagcgtcgatatggcatcgatatggcatcgatgtggcatcgatattacatcgaaaTTGAATCGCATACATAGggcaaccatcagcatcgatgccacatcgattcTACATCGATGCCATATCGATACTGAGGTGAATTTCGACGTTAGTAtcgatgtaatatcgatggtgtatcgaaatgtcatcgatgccatatatgtttatttggttcagcatcgatgtggcatcgaaatGGTATCGCATCGAAAtggcaaccatcagcatcgatgatgcatcgaaatgtcatcgatgtggcatcgattcTTCATAgattacactttatttttataattttcttatgtttttttttttgtaaatttgcaggttccagagttaatataattgtttcttacaacggtgtttgggaacagaaaggagaaaaatggaatttcaaagctggttcgaacactataatacatgtaccaattgatgttggttacatagaattattggagaagttgtattcaaagttgaaagtggataggtcattgtttgacttaaagttggaagtgccgtttacatgcaatgattttagtgtagatcccattgaaatcacagatgatgaaggagttagtgctcttattcttgaaaattcaaagtccttaaaacatcgggttcctttatgcgttagttcgattgcaaagaacattgctcttattgatccatctcctagagcgagTGTTAATATGGAAAATCATAATCAATCATGCACGACTATTCCACAAACAGCTACTGGGCCAAGTGTATGCATGGGAGGTCCTAGTCATAATGAAACTTTTTTTCCCCCAACAAATCTCCCGCATGATGATGGGTATGAGTATGAgccttatgtcaatgacgatccagttgccctttttggtgatgatgatgaaagagttGAGGGGTGCAGTAGTTCTGATGATAACTCAGAGGATCAGTTGTCGATGCTACATGTGGTTCAAGTAGATAATTTAAATGTACGACCATTGCCAAGTCGTCAAGAAAGCCAAGGACAGAGGACTGCTGGATCAGAGAGCAGTCGTCCAACTACACAAGATGATGgaaatagatggagttctccagcgtatactgctgaagatatcccatgcccctcttatgttatccccacgttatctggggtgagttgtggagtaatagaagttgggaaagtttttgagaacaagttagagttgaagacgaaggcacacttgtatgcaatgaagaagaacttcgagtttgtggtgaagaagtcaggtactgaagtttggtatatcacttgcaaggatcctgattgtgggtggagattgagggggaagagaattcctaaatctgatatgttcgagataactcgtttcaccaacaaacacacttgctcacttgacctccgacataaaggccatcgccaagctgcaccttgggttattggtcattgcataaagaaaaaatatcagactggatcgaatgcgtacatggaaaacaacataagagaggacattaagaatgattatggcattgagttgtcatatggaaaagcttggagatgccgagagaaggctctttcttatgtcagagggacactggAAGCATCCTACCAGAAGTTACCATCGTACCTGTTCATGCTTCAACAGAAAAATCCCGGGACGTTGACAGATTTTGTCACTGAGGAAGATCGATTCAAATATTGCTTTTTCTCACTCGGAGTTAGTAGAAGAGGGTTTCGTACATGTCGTCCTGTGTTATGTGTGGACGGTACCTTTTTAAAGACAAAATACGGTGGGCAGATGTTATGTGCAGTCGCGCTGGATGCAAATAACCATCCATATCCAGTTGCATTTGGTATTGTGGATAGTGAGAATCatgattcttggaagtatttcatgtcaaAGCTAAAAGAAGCGATTGGGGAAGTCGAGGACCTGGCGTTTGTATCTGACAGGCATGCAAGTATTTCACATGCCTTGGAAACTATTTTCCCCGATGCCTATCACGGTgcttgctaccaccacattagtatgaatgtggttgctaaattcaagactgaTCATTGTCATGTGTTGATGTATAATGCGGCATATGCTTTTAGGAAATTCGAGTTCCACGCTAACTtcgaaaaaatcaaatcaaaagacccagccattgctcaatacctagaaggaatgggttttgataagtggtcccgtgcttactttcctggaaataggtatgtcattgtcaattgtattttaatttatgaaatcttCTAAATGTATGTTACTATTAAATTTTAGTTTTCCTGGATACTAGgtataatataatgacaagcaattacgctgaaagtttcaacaataagACCCGGGACGCTAGGAGCTTTCCGATAACTACATTCGTCGAATTTATTCGCTTCACACTACAGTCCTGGTTCTGTAATAGGAGAAAAAATAGCGAGAAGACAACTACCACTCTTGCACCGACCTATGAGACAAATTTGGTGGATATGGCTGAGAAAGCTCGATTCTTGATTCCTTATGCAATAGGGAGGCATGAGTTCCATGTGTTAGATGGTGAGCTGAATGGTGAAGTCCACCTCTTGAATAAGACATGCACATGCGGCGTGTTTCAGATTATTGGTATCCCATGTGCTCATGCACTATCTGGATCCCTTAAGCGAGGGGTGAACTTTTATTCGTTGTGTTCAGATTACTATAAAATTGAGACATGGAGGTCCTCTTACACAGAATCTATATATCCTACTGGTAACGAGGAAGAGTGGATTGTTCCACATGACATTATGACAATAACAGTGAGAACACATGT is a window of Humulus lupulus chromosome 4, drHumLupu1.1, whole genome shotgun sequence DNA encoding:
- the LOC133831480 gene encoding zeatin O-xylosyltransferase-like, with product MATSHENPSPSSSSSSVVVVMVPYLAQSHLNQLLQFAHVVSSYNIPVHYVSSTPQISQVKSRALNPLHQLTKIHFHGYEIPTLPSLPQTTDPCSKTNNPEDEIRRNKASKHLREPVTALLRSLSPNARRLVVVYDVLMSWVVQDVVSLPNSECYSFHCVSVSFGLAASQKFNVPIGHFPSLESCYPAFLLDDIASQLKLSTSDFKAQSVHNSCRAIEGSSIELLANDQSKLNQKIWAVGPLQTTTDSKVLRDEDKCLLEWLDEQEAKSVLYISFGTVTTLSDEQIKEIALGLEQSGVKFIWALRDGDELDDLRNEKEGRRSSQVPDGFEERMRGMGMGMVVRTWVPQVKILEHPSTGGFMSHCGWNSCMESIAMGVPIATWPMQSDQPFNALLITRVLKVGVAVMEWEQRDELVTSSMISGAVRKIMASEEGDEIRKRAVEMAEAVKRSVEDGGDCRLEWDSFIAHITR
- the LOC133833097 gene encoding uncharacterized protein LOC133833097, which translates into the protein MGSRVNIIVSYNGVWEQKGEKWNFKAGSNTIIHVPIDVGYIELLEKLYSKLKVDRSLFDLKLEVPFTCNDFSVDPIEITDDEGVSALILENSKSLKHRVPLCVSSIAKNIALIDPSPRASVNMENHNQSCTTIPQTATGPSVCMGGPSHNETFFPPTNLPHDDGYEYEPYVNDDPVALFGDDDERVEGCSSSDDNSEDQLSMLHVVQVDNLNVRPLPSRQESQGQRTAGSESSRPTTQDDGNRWSSPAYTAEDIPCPSYVIPTLSGVSCGVIEVGKVFENKLELKTKAHLYAMKKNFEFVVKKSGTEVWYITCKDPDCGWRLRGKRIPKSDMFEITRFTNKHTCSLDLRHKGHRQAAPWVIGHCIKKKYQTGSNAYMENNIREDIKNDYGIELSYGKAWRCREKALSYVRGTLEASYQKLPSYLFMLQQKNPGTLTDFVTEEDRFKYCFFSLGVSRRGFRTCRPVLCVDGTFLKTKYGGQMLCAVALDANNHPYPVAFGIVDSENHDSWKYFMSKLKEAIGEVEDLAFVSDRHASISHALETIFPDAYHGACYHHISMNVVAKFKTDHCHVLMYNAAYAFRKFEFHANFEKIKSKDPAIAQYLEGMGFDKWSRAYFPGNRYNIMTSNYAESFNNKTRDARSFPITTFVEFIRFTLQSWFCNRRKNSEKTTTTLAPTYETNLVDMAEKARFLIPYAIGRHEFHVLDGELNGEVHLLNKTCTCGVFQIIGIPCAHALSGSLKRGVNFYSLCSDYYKIETWRSSYTESIYPTGNEEEWIVPHDIMTITVRTHVQKNPVGRPKKKQGRPKTKRHPSNGDKLVVPRKCNTCGGLGHNRATCKVRV